From the genome of Miscanthus floridulus cultivar M001 chromosome 10, ASM1932011v1, whole genome shotgun sequence, one region includes:
- the LOC136488176 gene encoding uncharacterized protein, producing MAGGCCRGGGRHGRRPRAFGARGYGARNHLTPKKKAGEKEESEGILTAGKNKDAGGSGTAVRAEVRTAAGGALPCGGCDLRGVGEGENGVGRAGERAGGCSAPLNRGRGAGGAPTTHVVVAVAAAPGAGGSEPRGRKGTAPTGGARASAAREGDAATVAARPFGWAGPAAVLGHAARKGEASWAGAACAEEKASGRRSWANGPK from the coding sequence ATGGCCGGAGGGTGCTGTcgtggcggcggtcgccatggccggcgtccgaGAGCATTCGGAGCTCGCGGCTACGGCGCTAGGAACCATCTAACGCCAAAGAAAAAGGCcggggagaaagaggagagcgaggggattctcaccgcggggaaaaaCAAGGACGCGGGAGGCTCGGGGACGGCGGTCCGTGCGGAGGTGAGGACGGCGGCTGGCGGAGCTCTTCCGTGCGGCGGTTGCGACCTCCGTGGTGTGGGCGAGGGTGAAAACGGAGTGGGGAGAGCAGGGGAGCGCGCGGGGGGGTGCTCGGCTCCTTTAaatcgaggccgaggagcggggggcgctcccacgacgcacgtCGTGGTGGCGGTTGCAGCAGCGCCAGGCGCGGGCGGTTCCGAGCCGCGCGGGAGGAAAGGGACGGCGCCGACAggcggggcccgggcgtcagcggctaGGGAAGGAGACGCGGCGACGGTTGCTGCCAGGCCGttcggctgggctgggccggcAGCGGTGCTGGGCCACGCAGCGCGCaagggggaggcgagctgggctggcgcggcttgcGCGGAGGAAAAGGCCAGCGGCCGAAGGAGCTGGGCCAACGGGCCGaaatga
- the LOC136488177 gene encoding cysteine-rich receptor-like protein kinase 14: protein MAIIQGRLRLADGNEKDVAIKRVTNQDAAKELMGELETLAKLRHKNVLRLVGFCIKGKKLFVCNEMLSNGSLDTHLHVGTGQAPLSWSTRYEIVRGVCDGLHYLHGACNNTVWHMDIKPDNILLDDQMKPKIADFGLSRSIRGYMAPEFVKDGRVGCECDIYSLGILIMVIVMGKGPDGTELCGTAYINEIRQKFDASNPQQLMKYACLGVCDNLEAVKKCLVLAFDCVQDKPEARPTTKEICARLNITASDTTEVQAELN, encoded by the exons ATGGCTATAATCCAGGGTAGGCTTCGACTAGCAGATGGGAATGAGAAGGACGTAGCTATCAAGCGCGTTACCAATCAAGATGCTGCAAAAGAGCTTATGGGCGAACTAGAGACCCTCGCTAAACTACGTCACAAAAATGTTTTGCGACTTGTTGGGTTTTGTATTAAAGGCAAGAAGTTGTTTGTTTGCAACGAAATGTTGAGTAATGGTTCTCTTGACACGCACCTTCATG TGGGGACAGGACAAGCGCCACTTAGTTGGTCAACTCGCTACGAAATTGTACGTGGTGTTTGTGATGGCTTGCACTACCTACATGGTGCCTGTAACAATACCGTTTGGCACATGGACATAAAGCCCGACAACATATTGTTGGATGATCAAATGAAGCCGAAAATTGCAGATTTTGGTCTATCGAGA AGCATCCG AGGGTACATGGCACCTGAGTTTGTGAAGGATGGAAGAGTAGGCTGCGAATGCGACATATATAGCCTTGGTATCCTTATCATGGTGATAGTCATGGGTAAAGGACCGGATGGTACTGAACTCTGTGGCACCGCGTATATCAATGAG ATTCGCCAAAAGTTCGATGCGAGCAATCCACAACAGCTGATGAAATATGCATGCTTGGGGGTCTGTGATAACCTCGAGGCTGTGAAGAAATGCCTTGTTTTAGCATTCGACTGTGTCCAAGACAAGCCAGAAGCTAGACCGACAACCAAGGAAATATGTGCCCGCCTCAACATTACTGCTTCTGACACTACTGAGGTTCAAGCAGAATTGAACTAG